The proteins below come from a single Papaver somniferum cultivar HN1 chromosome 11, ASM357369v1, whole genome shotgun sequence genomic window:
- the LOC113321573 gene encoding arogenate dehydratase/prephenate dehydratase 6, chloroplastic-like: MNSITPSKSILKSLSYLDSTPKLSIPRKNHLHLHHQSNRSQICTIKSIYKHESRNFSVGSNRADWQSSCAILASNVVSQQSAEKTDGGNADITSINGVHQTLDLVPVQQETNLPKPLSITDLSPAPMHGSQLRVAYQGVPGAYSEAAAGKAYPNCEAIPCDQFEVAFQAVELWIADRAVLPVENSLGGSIHRNYDLLLRHNLHIVGEVQLPVHHCLLVLPGVRKEYLNRVISHPQALSQCELTLTKLGLSVAREAVDDTAGAAEFIATHNLRDTAAIASARAAELYGLQILADGIQDDSSNVTRFVMLAREPIIPRTDRPFKTSIVFAHDKGTSVLFKVLSAFAFRNISLTKIESRPYRNRPIRVVGDASTGTAKHFEYMFYVDFEASMADPRAQNALAEVQEFTSFLRVLGSYPMDMTPWSPSSRDM, from the coding sequence ATGAATTCAATAACTCCGTCAAAATCTATACTGAAATCATTAAGTTATTTAGATTCTACACCAAAATTGTCAATTCCTAGAAagaatcatcttcatcttcatcatcaatcaAATAGATCTCAAATTTGTACCATCAAATCAATCTATAAGCATGAATCAAGAAATTTCTCAGTTGGTTCAAACAGAGCAGATTGGCAAAGTTCTTGTGCAATTTTGGCAAGTAATGTGGTTTCACAACAAAGTGCTGAGAAAACTGATGGTGGTAATGCAGATATAACTTCCATTAATGGTGTTCATCAAACTCTAGATCTAGTACCAGTCCAGCAAGAAACGAATTTACCAAAGCCTCTTTCGATTACCGATCTATCTCCAGCTCCGATGCACGGTTCGCAATTGCGCGTCGCTTATCAGGGAGTTCCCGGTGCTTACAGTGAAGCTGCGGCTGGTAAAGCTTATCCTAATTGTGAAGCTATTCCTTGTGATCAATTCGAAGTTGCTTTTCAAGCTGTTGAGCTCTGGATTGCTGATCGAGCGGTGTTGCCGGTTGAAAATTCACTCGGCGGTAGTATTCACCGGAATTACGATTTATTACTCCGTCATAATCTTCATATTGTTGGTGAAGTTCAATTACCGGTTCATCATTGTTTATTAGTCTTACCTGGTGTGAGAAAAGAGTATTTAAATCGGGTTATTAGTCATCCACAAGCGTTATCTCAATGTGAGTTGACTCTTACAAAACTCGGTCTCAGTGTTGCCCGTGAAGCTGTTGATGATACTGCCGGTGCTGCTGAATTCATTGCTACACATAATCTACGCGACACTGCTGCTATCGCGAGTGCTCGTGCCGCTGAGTTATACGGATTACAGATTTTGGCAGATGGAATTCAAGATGATTCGAGCAATGTTACTAGATTTGTCATGTTAGCTCGTGAGCCGATTATACCGAGAACCGACCGTCCGTTTAAGACTAGTATTGTTTTTGCACATGATAAAGGAACATCGGTTTTGTTTAAAGTGTTGTCTGCTTTTGCATTCAGGAATATCAGTTTGACGAAGATTGAGAGCCGGCCGTATAGAAATCGTCCGATTAGAGTTGTTGGTGATGCCAGTACTGGTACTGCTAAACATTTTGAGTACATGTTTTATGTTGATTTTGAAGCTTCAATGGCTGACCCAAGAGCTCAAAATGCACTTGCTGAAGTTCAAGAATTCACTTCATTTCTAAGGGTGTTAGGAAGTTATCCTATGGATATGACTCCATGGAGTCCCTCTAGTAGAGATATGTAG
- the LOC113324032 gene encoding uncharacterized protein LOC113324032, which yields MGKSEKENLTTILHKHLEEMQQAFQVLESKPRSSLEKVDWEKKLDRVVFMRCSWIAEAPDCEELEENMKIHFSMLQEFLLLAHRSKIGSGPTLADFIQESAKRFAHSIYSFFKEAVSCFGTLNEDRKLSIQQLADSVREACAFLKKIPSTNHAAIAREITRVANSLEGSLRQLKDLKPASSENPTNENTTDELTTGLNENYDDDDNGSFEGGEIGNGLSPDEMKMAVSGVIVFSDTLIVIKELVCVITGLGWHSKPANNDVKPVKLPELLFVRCRNIKVCLYELGVDLYPP from the exons ATGGGAAAATCCGAGAAAGAAAACCTTACTACCATTTTGCATAAGCATctagaagaaatgcagcaggcTTTCCAG gttttGGAAAGTAAACCTCGTTCATCTCTTGAGAAAGTAGATTGGGAGAAA aaaCTTGATAGAGTTGTGTTTATGAGATGCAGCTGGATTGCAGAAGCACCAGACTGTGAAGAGTTGGAGGAGAACATGAAGATCCACTTTAGCATGCTGCAAGAATTTCTCTTGCTAGCACACAGGAGTAAGATTGGATCCGGTCCTACTCTTGCGGATTTCATCCAAGAATCTGCAAAGCGCTTTGCTCATAGCATTTATTCATTTTTTAAGGAGGCTGTCTCCTGCTTTG GAACTCTTAATGAAGATCGTAAACTCTCGATCCAACAGCTAGCAGATTCTGTCAGGGAAGCATGCGCATTTCTCAAGAAAATTCCTAGCACAAACCACGCAGCCATTGCACGAGAAATAACAAGGGTTGCAAATTCCTTGGAGGGTTCATTGCGTCAACTAAAAGATTTGAAACCAGCTTCATCTGAGAATCCAACAAATGAGAATACTACTGATGAATTAACAACTGGTCTGAATGAgaactatgatgatgatgataatggatCATTTGAGGGTGGTGAGATTGGAAATGGCCTCTCACCTGATGAGATGAAAATGGCAGTATCGGGTGTAATTGTTTTTTCTGACACACTAATAGTAATCAAGGAACTTGTCTGCGTCATCACCGGATTGGGTTGGCACTCAAAACCAGCCAACAATGATGTCAAACCTGTAAAGTTACCGGAGTTGTTATTTGTACGCTGTCGTAATATCAAAGTGTGTTTGTACGAGCTTGGTGTAGATTTATACCCACCATAA